One part of the [Pantoea] beijingensis genome encodes these proteins:
- the glnE gene encoding bifunctional [glutamate--ammonia ligase]-adenylyl-L-tyrosine phosphorylase/[glutamate--ammonia-ligase] adenylyltransferase → MVPLLSQPLPGLLKEQGVQAAERLNLTRDALSDGELAALAFSDFITESLGQHPDWFLQLQQQPPLANEWQYYAQWLNEKLVSVQDESGLMRELRLFRRHMLTRIGWMQTLALSTTEDTLHQLSVLAETIIVTARDWLYQACCQDFGTPCNNEGEPQPLLILGMGKLGGGELNFSSDIDLIFSWPENGTTRGGRRELDNAQFFTRLGQRLIKVLDQPTVDGFVYRVDMRLRPFGDSGPLVLSFAALEDYYQEQGRDWERYAMVKARLMGGDDDRWSQELRQMLRPFVFRRYIDFSVIQSLRNMKGMIAREVRRRGLTDNIKLGAGGIRETEFIVQVFQLIRGGRERALQLRSLLPTLQSINELNLLPSVQVDQLHDAYLFLRRLENLLQSIGDEQTQTLPADELNRLRLAWAMGFDRWEQLLVVLESHMACVRAIFDELIGDDTPEIGENRISADYDVLWQDKLEEAELSPLVPHLDSARRQSLWRAITDFHHDVDKRTIGPRGRQALDQLMPRLLSEVCPREDAAVVISRITPLLLGVVTRTTYLELLTEYHGALKHLIRLCAASPMLASQLARYPLLLDELLDPATLYQATATDAYRDELRQYLLRIPEDDEEQQLEALRQFKQAQHLRIAAADIAGTLPVMKVSDHLTWLAEAIIESVVQQAWHMMVQRYGQPGHLTRDDERGFAVVGYGKLGGWELGYSSDLDLVFLHDCPADAVTDGERSIDGRQFYLKLAQRVMHLFSTRTSSGILYEVDARLRPSGAAGMLVSTFEAFDDYQRNEAWTWEHQALVRARIVFGEPELTQRFDHIRRGILCLPRETEQLKTEVRQMREKMRAHLGNKHKGRWDIKADAGGITDIEFITQYLVLRYAAEEPRLTRWSDNVRILELMANYGKMADDEAKTLTQAYVMLRDELHHLALQELPGHVADDAFIAARTYVSESWARGLEN, encoded by the coding sequence ATGGTGCCATTGTTATCTCAGCCACTGCCGGGACTGCTGAAAGAGCAGGGAGTTCAGGCGGCTGAACGCCTGAATCTGACGCGTGATGCCCTCAGCGATGGGGAACTGGCTGCGCTGGCATTTAGTGATTTTATTACTGAAAGCCTGGGGCAACATCCGGATTGGTTTCTTCAGTTGCAGCAGCAGCCGCCACTGGCGAATGAGTGGCAGTATTATGCCCAATGGCTGAATGAGAAACTCGTGAGCGTCCAGGATGAAAGCGGGCTTATGCGTGAGCTCAGGCTATTTCGACGTCATATGCTCACGCGAATTGGCTGGATGCAAACGCTGGCATTGAGCACTACCGAAGACACCTTACACCAACTTAGCGTGCTGGCCGAGACGATCATCGTGACCGCGCGTGACTGGCTTTATCAGGCATGCTGCCAGGACTTTGGCACACCGTGTAACAACGAGGGGGAACCGCAGCCGCTGCTTATTTTAGGCATGGGTAAGTTAGGCGGAGGCGAGTTAAATTTCTCTTCTGATATCGATTTGATTTTTTCCTGGCCAGAAAATGGCACAACACGTGGAGGACGCCGTGAGTTAGATAACGCGCAGTTCTTCACGCGGCTGGGGCAGCGGCTCATTAAAGTGCTGGATCAACCGACCGTCGACGGCTTTGTCTATCGTGTCGACATGCGGCTGCGGCCGTTTGGCGACAGTGGACCGCTGGTACTCAGTTTTGCTGCGCTGGAAGACTATTATCAGGAGCAAGGGCGCGACTGGGAACGCTATGCCATGGTGAAAGCCCGCTTAATGGGCGGCGATGACGATCGCTGGAGCCAGGAATTGCGCCAGATGCTGCGGCCATTTGTTTTTCGTCGTTATATCGATTTCAGCGTTATTCAGTCGCTGCGTAATATGAAAGGTATGATTGCACGGGAAGTGCGGCGTCGTGGACTGACCGATAATATAAAGCTGGGCGCGGGAGGGATCCGTGAAACTGAGTTTATCGTCCAGGTTTTTCAGCTTATTCGCGGCGGCCGTGAGCGTGCGTTGCAACTGCGTTCTCTTCTGCCAACGCTGCAATCCATCAATGAACTAAACCTTCTGCCGTCCGTACAGGTTGATCAACTGCACGATGCTTATCTGTTCCTCCGTCGTCTTGAAAATTTGTTGCAAAGCATTGGTGACGAGCAAACACAGACACTGCCCGCCGATGAACTGAATCGGCTGCGCTTAGCCTGGGCGATGGGCTTTGATCGCTGGGAACAACTGCTTGTTGTTCTTGAATCGCATATGGCGTGCGTGCGCGCTATTTTTGATGAACTCATCGGCGATGATACTCCAGAGATTGGTGAGAACAGAATCTCTGCCGACTATGATGTGTTGTGGCAGGATAAGCTGGAAGAAGCTGAGCTGTCACCGCTCGTGCCGCATCTGGATAGTGCGCGTCGGCAAAGTCTCTGGCGGGCCATTACGGATTTTCACCATGATGTGGATAAGCGGACCATCGGCCCACGTGGTCGTCAGGCGCTGGACCAATTAATGCCGCGCCTGCTGAGCGAAGTCTGTCCCAGAGAGGATGCTGCGGTCGTGATTAGCCGTATTACGCCGCTCCTGCTGGGGGTGGTCACGCGAACGACCTATCTGGAGTTGTTGACTGAATACCACGGTGCACTTAAGCATTTAATCCGCTTGTGCGCCGCATCACCGATGCTGGCGAGCCAGTTGGCGCGTTATCCGCTATTACTCGATGAACTGCTCGATCCCGCTACGCTCTATCAGGCTACCGCAACCGATGCTTATCGTGATGAGCTTCGCCAGTATCTGCTACGGATTCCGGAAGATGATGAGGAGCAACAGCTTGAGGCGTTGCGGCAGTTTAAACAGGCGCAGCATCTGCGTATTGCGGCGGCTGATATTGCCGGAACATTGCCGGTAATGAAGGTCAGCGATCATTTAACCTGGCTGGCAGAAGCCATTATTGAATCCGTAGTGCAGCAGGCGTGGCACATGATGGTACAACGCTATGGCCAGCCCGGCCACTTAACCCGTGATGATGAACGAGGTTTTGCCGTTGTAGGTTATGGCAAACTGGGTGGCTGGGAATTAGGCTACAGCTCTGATTTGGATCTGGTTTTTTTACATGATTGCCCGGCAGATGCGGTAACGGATGGCGAACGTAGCATTGACGGACGCCAGTTCTATCTAAAACTGGCGCAGCGTGTGATGCATCTGTTCAGTACCCGCACATCCTCAGGTATTTTGTATGAAGTCGATGCCCGGCTACGGCCATCCGGTGCTGCAGGCATGTTGGTGAGTACCTTTGAGGCGTTTGATGATTATCAACGTAATGAGGCGTGGACCTGGGAACATCAGGCGTTGGTGCGTGCGCGTATTGTTTTTGGTGAACCCGAGCTTACGCAGCGTTTTGACCATATCCGCCGCGGTATTCTCTGTCTACCGCGTGAGACCGAACAGTTGAAAACCGAAGTGCGTCAAATGCGGGAGAAAATGCGGGCGCATCTGGGGAATAAGCATAAAGGGCGCTGGGACATCAAAGCGGATGCGGGGGGCATCACTGATATTGAGTTCATTACCCAATATCTTGTGTTGCGCTATGCGGCGGAAGAGCCGCGCCTCACTCGCTGGTCGGACAATGTACGCATCCTTGAACTGATGGCAAACTACGGCAAAATGGCAGATGACGAAGCAAAAACGCTAACCCAAGCCTATGTCATGCTACGTGATGAGCTGCATCACCTGGCTTTACAGGAACTGCCCGGCCATGTTGCGGATGATGCATTTATTGCCGCACGTACATATGTAAGCGAAAGCTGGGCACGCGGATTAGAAAATTGA
- a CDS encoding glutathionylspermidine synthase family protein, with protein sequence MKRIAISERPGWREKATEFGFRFHTMHGEPYWCEDAYYQFTLPQIDYLEETTSELHQMCLQVVEKVVNSEALLTKFRIPKHTWEFVRQSWKTSQPSLYSRLDLAWDGQGDAKLLENNADTPTSLYEAAFFQWIWLEDQLNSGLLPTGSDQFNSLQEKLIERFRVLHQQHGFSWLHFSCCRDTDEDRGTVQYLQDCATEAGLPSEFLFIDEIGLGEKGQFTDVHDQVIGNLFKLYPWEFMLREVFSTKLEDAGVRWLEPAWKSILSNKALLPLLWQMFPDHPNLLPAYFAEDDVPPMDKYVVKPLFSREGANIHIVENGQEIARVDGPYGEEGMIVQQFHPLPKFGDSYTLIGSWLIDDQPAGIGLREDRDLITQDLSRFYPHAFIE encoded by the coding sequence ATGAAACGCATTGCTATTTCTGAGCGTCCAGGCTGGCGTGAAAAAGCCACTGAATTCGGCTTTCGTTTTCATACCATGCACGGTGAACCCTACTGGTGTGAAGATGCTTATTATCAATTTACGCTACCGCAAATTGATTATCTGGAAGAGACTACCAGCGAGCTGCATCAAATGTGTTTGCAGGTGGTAGAAAAAGTGGTTAACAGTGAAGCGCTGTTAACCAAATTTCGCATACCTAAGCACACCTGGGAGTTCGTGCGGCAATCGTGGAAAACCAGCCAGCCTTCACTCTATTCACGCCTGGACCTGGCCTGGGATGGCCAGGGGGATGCCAAGCTGCTGGAGAATAACGCGGATACGCCCACCTCTCTGTATGAAGCTGCATTCTTTCAATGGATCTGGCTGGAAGACCAGCTAAATTCAGGCCTGCTCCCCACAGGGAGCGACCAGTTTAATAGTTTGCAGGAAAAACTCATTGAGCGTTTCCGCGTACTGCATCAACAACACGGCTTTAGCTGGCTGCATTTTTCTTGCTGCCGCGATACCGACGAAGATCGCGGTACCGTACAGTATTTGCAGGACTGTGCGACGGAGGCCGGGCTACCGAGTGAGTTTCTGTTTATTGATGAAATTGGCTTAGGAGAAAAGGGGCAATTTACCGACGTCCACGACCAGGTCATCGGCAACCTGTTTAAACTCTATCCGTGGGAGTTTATGCTGCGTGAGGTCTTCTCCACCAAGCTGGAAGACGCGGGCGTACGTTGGCTGGAGCCGGCCTGGAAAAGCATCCTTTCCAATAAGGCACTGCTGCCGCTGTTGTGGCAGATGTTCCCTGATCATCCTAATTTGCTTCCGGCTTACTTTGCTGAAGATGATGTGCCGCCAATGGATAAATATGTGGTGAAGCCTCTATTCTCCCGCGAAGGAGCCAATATTCATATCGTGGAAAACGGTCAGGAAATCGCACGTGTTGACGGCCCTTACGGGGAAGAAGGCATGATTGTTCAGCAATTCCATCCCCTGCCTAAGTTTGGTGATAGTTATACCTTAATCGGCAGTTGGTTGATCGACGATCAACCAGCCGGAATCGGGCTGCGAGAAGATCGTGATTTGATTACCCAGGATCTTTCCCGTTTTTATCCGCACGCGTTTATAGAATAA
- the ygiD gene encoding 4,5-DOPA dioxygenase extradiol, protein MLQTRMPALFLGHGSPMNVLEENTYTKSWRRLGEKCPEPKAIVAVSAHWYTPGTAVTAMDAPRTIHDFGGFPQALFDTRYPAAGSPELASQIAKILSPIDVQLDGDWGLDHGAWGVLIKMYPEANIPVVQLSIDGTKPPSWHFELGRKLAVLREQGVMIVASGNVVHNLRMLRRQGETEAWPWATAFNQYVRDNIDWQGPTADHPLVNFMRHEGAALSNPTPEHFLPLLYILGARAEDEAVSVAVDGIEMASISMLSVLVGDISRSAHP, encoded by the coding sequence ATGCTTCAAACTCGTATGCCGGCTCTTTTCCTGGGTCACGGCAGCCCAATGAATGTTCTGGAAGAAAACACCTATACTAAAAGCTGGCGTCGGCTGGGTGAAAAATGTCCGGAACCTAAAGCGATAGTGGCCGTTTCCGCGCATTGGTATACCCCCGGAACGGCAGTCACCGCGATGGACGCTCCCCGTACGATTCATGATTTTGGTGGGTTCCCCCAGGCACTTTTTGATACCCGCTATCCGGCAGCAGGTTCGCCAGAGCTGGCCAGCCAGATCGCTAAAATATTATCGCCAATAGATGTGCAGCTCGATGGCGATTGGGGACTGGATCATGGTGCGTGGGGAGTGCTAATCAAAATGTATCCGGAAGCAAATATACCGGTCGTCCAACTCAGCATTGATGGTACTAAACCCCCGAGTTGGCATTTTGAGTTGGGCCGGAAGCTGGCGGTTCTGCGTGAACAGGGCGTGATGATTGTTGCTAGTGGTAATGTGGTCCACAATTTGCGCATGTTACGCAGACAAGGTGAGACTGAAGCATGGCCGTGGGCGACCGCATTTAATCAGTACGTGCGTGACAACATTGATTGGCAAGGGCCAACAGCAGATCACCCTCTGGTAAACTTTATGCGCCATGAAGGTGCCGCGTTATCGAACCCTACACCGGAGCACTTTCTTCCTCTGCTGTATATTCTGGGTGCCAGGGCAGAAGATGAGGCCGTGTCTGTTGCTGTTGATGGGATTGAAATGGCATCAATCAGTATGCTGTCGGTGCTGGTTGGCGACATATCGCGTTCGGCCCATCCATAG
- a CDS encoding DUF1190 family protein, translating into MKRTKYINYASFRKNWSARHLTPVALAVTAVFMLAGCEQSDETVSMYQNADDCSKANPDQSAQCTTAYNNALKEAEKTAPKYATREDCVAEFGENQCQQTPAQAGIGTGNNAEAQQSSGSFWMPLMAGYMMGRMMGGGAGFAQQPLFTSKNPASPANGKFVDASGRNYGNATSGRSVTVPKTALAPKPMTTSTVTRGGFGDSVAKQSSMQRSSATSGSSRSFGG; encoded by the coding sequence ATGAAACGGACTAAATATATTAATTACGCATCCTTTCGCAAGAATTGGAGCGCACGTCATTTAACGCCAGTTGCTTTGGCCGTTACCGCTGTATTTATGCTGGCTGGCTGTGAGCAGTCAGATGAAACTGTATCAATGTACCAAAATGCCGACGATTGCTCTAAAGCTAACCCGGACCAAAGTGCACAATGTACTACCGCTTATAATAACGCATTGAAAGAAGCTGAAAAAACTGCACCGAAATACGCAACGCGTGAAGATTGCGTTGCCGAATTTGGTGAAAACCAGTGCCAACAAACTCCAGCTCAGGCGGGTATTGGTACAGGTAATAATGCTGAAGCTCAGCAAAGCAGCGGCAGCTTCTGGATGCCATTGATGGCTGGCTATATGATGGGCCGTATGATGGGGGGAGGAGCTGGTTTTGCTCAGCAACCGCTGTTCACTTCTAAAAACCCGGCAAGCCCGGCTAATGGCAAATTTGTTGACGCTTCTGGCCGCAACTACGGTAATGCAACATCTGGCCGCAGCGTAACGGTGCCTAAAACAGCACTGGCACCAAAACCGATGACGACCAGCACCGTGACGCGCGGCGGCTTTGGTGACAGCGTAGCGAAGCAGAGCAGCATGCAAAGAAGCAGTGCGACTTCAGGCTCCAGCCGCTCTTTCGGAGGCTAA
- the hldE gene encoding bifunctional D-glycero-beta-D-manno-heptose-7-phosphate kinase/D-glycero-beta-D-manno-heptose 1-phosphate adenylyltransferase HldE, whose amino-acid sequence MKVTLPDFNRAGVLVVGDVMLDRYWYGPTSRISPEAPVPVVKVDNIEERPGGAANVAMNIASLGAESRLIGLTGIDDAARALSESLSGVNVQCDFVGVPTHPTITKLRILSRNQQLIRLDFEEGFEGIDPEPLHARIAAALPKMGALVLSDYAKGALSTVEVMIKLARAAKVPVLIDPKGTDFARYRGATILTPNFSEFEAVVGKCKDEAQIVERGMKLMADYELSALLVTRSENGMTLLQPGKTPLHLPTQAQEVFDVTGAGDTVIGVLAAALAAGNSLEDACFLSNAAAGVVVGKLGTSTVSTVELENAIRARPETGFGVMNEAQLKEAVASARKRGEKVVMTNGCFDILHAGHVSYLANARKLGDRLIVAVNSDASTKRLKGEGRPVNPLINRMIVLGALEAVDWVVPFEEDTPQRLIADVLPDLLVKGGDYKPEEIAGSKEVWANGGDVRVLNFEDGISTTNIIRSIRASDS is encoded by the coding sequence ATGAAAGTAACTCTGCCCGATTTTAACCGTGCAGGCGTGCTGGTTGTGGGTGATGTCATGTTGGATCGTTACTGGTATGGCCCCACCAGCCGTATTTCTCCTGAAGCCCCGGTTCCGGTGGTGAAAGTGGATAATATTGAAGAACGCCCGGGTGGCGCTGCTAACGTTGCGATGAATATCGCCTCTCTGGGGGCCGAGTCTCGCCTTATTGGTCTGACCGGCATTGATGATGCTGCGCGCGCGTTAAGTGAGAGCCTGAGCGGCGTAAATGTGCAGTGTGATTTTGTCGGCGTCCCCACGCATCCAACGATTACGAAACTTCGTATTCTTTCTCGTAATCAACAGCTTATACGGCTGGATTTTGAGGAGGGTTTTGAAGGCATCGATCCTGAACCTCTCCATGCGCGTATTGCCGCTGCATTACCTAAAATGGGCGCGTTGGTGCTTTCCGATTATGCTAAAGGTGCACTCTCCACCGTGGAAGTGATGATCAAACTGGCACGCGCGGCGAAAGTACCGGTGTTAATCGATCCCAAAGGCACTGATTTTGCGCGATATCGAGGCGCAACAATATTGACACCGAATTTCTCTGAATTCGAAGCCGTGGTGGGTAAATGCAAAGATGAAGCGCAGATTGTAGAACGTGGCATGAAGCTGATGGCGGATTATGAGTTATCTGCACTGCTGGTGACGCGTTCTGAAAATGGGATGACTCTGCTACAGCCGGGTAAAACACCTTTGCATCTGCCAACCCAGGCGCAGGAAGTGTTTGACGTTACCGGGGCGGGTGATACGGTCATTGGCGTGCTGGCCGCGGCTTTGGCAGCGGGTAACTCACTGGAAGATGCCTGTTTCTTGTCGAACGCTGCAGCGGGCGTGGTGGTGGGTAAACTTGGGACATCAACGGTGAGTACCGTTGAATTGGAGAACGCGATTCGCGCCCGCCCGGAAACCGGTTTTGGCGTGATGAATGAAGCTCAACTGAAGGAGGCGGTTGCATCAGCGCGTAAGCGTGGCGAGAAGGTGGTCATGACTAATGGCTGTTTTGATATCCTGCACGCCGGCCATGTCTCTTATCTGGCGAATGCGCGTAAATTGGGTGACCGTCTGATTGTTGCTGTTAACAGTGATGCCTCAACTAAACGATTAAAAGGCGAAGGCCGACCGGTCAATCCATTGATTAACCGAATGATTGTGTTAGGTGCTCTGGAGGCCGTCGACTGGGTCGTTCCTTTTGAAGAGGATACCCCACAGCGTCTTATTGCTGATGTTCTTCCCGATTTGCTGGTTAAAGGCGGCGACTATAAGCCTGAGGAGATCGCGGGAAGCAAAGAAGTGTGGGCTAACGGCGGAGATGTCCGCGTGCTTAATTTTGAAGATGGTATTTCCACTACGAATATCATTAGAAGCATTCGCGCTAGTGACAGCTGA
- the ubiK gene encoding ubiquinone biosynthesis accessory factor UbiK, which translates to MIDPKKIEQLARQVHESMPKGIREFGDDVEKKIRQVLQAQLTRMDLVNREEFDVQTQVLLRTREKLAVLEQRLAALENATNAPADIAKTEDPQ; encoded by the coding sequence ATGATTGACCCAAAAAAAATTGAACAACTTGCACGTCAGGTTCATGAATCAATGCCGAAAGGCATTCGCGAGTTTGGTGATGACGTCGAGAAGAAAATCCGTCAGGTTTTACAGGCACAGTTAACCCGCATGGATTTGGTAAATCGTGAAGAGTTTGACGTTCAAACACAGGTACTGCTGCGTACCCGTGAAAAACTGGCGGTGCTCGAGCAACGCCTCGCAGCACTGGAAAATGCAACCAACGCACCTGCCGATATAGCTAAAACAGAAGATCCGCAGTAA
- the ribB gene encoding 3,4-dihydroxy-2-butanone-4-phosphate synthase, with translation MNQTLLSEFGTPEQRVTCAIAALREGRGVMVLDDEDRENEGDMIFAAETMTVEQMALTIRHGSGIVCLCLNEARRQQLELPMMVENNTSAFGTGFTVTIEAAEGVTTGVSASDRLTTIRAAIADNAKPADLHRPGHVFPLLAREGGVLTRGGHTEATIDLVTLAGFKPAGVLCELTNDDGTMAHAPEAVAFAKQHQMPVVTIEDLVAYRNQHETRQAS, from the coding sequence ATGAATCAGACGCTACTTTCTGAATTTGGCACGCCGGAACAGCGTGTTACTTGTGCAATTGCCGCATTACGCGAAGGACGCGGTGTGATGGTGCTGGACGATGAAGATCGTGAAAATGAAGGTGATATGATCTTCGCTGCGGAAACCATGACCGTGGAGCAGATGGCGCTGACAATCCGCCACGGCAGTGGGATAGTGTGTCTCTGCCTGAATGAGGCGCGCCGCCAACAGCTTGAATTACCCATGATGGTGGAGAATAACACCAGCGCTTTTGGCACCGGTTTTACCGTAACGATTGAAGCCGCAGAAGGTGTGACCACCGGCGTTTCTGCCTCCGATCGCCTGACTACTATCCGCGCTGCAATTGCCGACAATGCGAAGCCTGCCGATCTGCATCGCCCCGGCCATGTTTTCCCGCTGCTTGCCCGTGAAGGTGGTGTACTGACGCGTGGGGGCCACACGGAAGCAACAATCGATTTAGTGACGCTGGCAGGTTTCAAACCCGCAGGCGTGCTGTGTGAGCTGACTAACGATGATGGCACCATGGCGCATGCGCCAGAGGCGGTTGCCTTCGCTAAACAGCACCAAATGCCGGTTGTGACAATTGAGGATTTAGTCGCTTATCGCAATCAGCACGAAACGCGTCAGGCAAGCTGA